From Salarias fasciatus chromosome 12, fSalaFa1.1, whole genome shotgun sequence, the proteins below share one genomic window:
- the LOC115397826 gene encoding arrestin domain-containing protein 3-like yields MSPFKDLKLVLEVLNQEGSYSEGDTVIGTLSFSLKSDTKVKSISVKAKGDANVLWTEGIGEDAETYSAHVRYFKIKEYSVAKNPGGTVLPQGAHNINFTFKIPQGEMPSSFKGENGKIVYMVEAKISRSWRWPSSVTTEIKFVSKSFPSIHQAMHPLTGSVDKELGTFSKGQLQMTASVNRGVCFPGETLSAYARICNSSSKNVKPKFSLHMKTVYRASGNTETSDKVIFKMVGDPITPRSEVTVPCEVKIPVDAVYTLHNCQIISVEYYLKVYLDVSFAFDPEVVFPLLVVPSNLVHARLNEEVGHI; encoded by the exons ATGTCTCCCTTTAAGGACTTGAAATTGGTTTTGGAAGTGCTGAACCAAGAGGGCAGTTACTCCGAAGGAGATACTGTTATAGgcactctttctttctctctgaagagTGACACCAAAGTGAAGAGCATTTCAGTGAAGGCTAAAGGGGACGCAAACGTGCTTTGGACGGAAGGAATTGGAGAAGATGCGGAGACCTACTCTGCCCACGTgagatattttaaaatcaaagagTACTCGGTTGCAAAAAATCCTGGAG gcACTGTGCTTCCCCAAGGGGCCCATAATAtcaatttcacatttaaaatccCTCAGGG GGAAATGCCATCGTCCTTCAAaggggaaaatggaaaaattgtgtACATGGTTGAAGCAAAAATTTCCAGAAGCTGGCGATGGCCTTCATCAGTAACAACAGAGATCAAGTttgtttcaaagtcttttccaTCAATTCATCAAGCCATG CATCCATTAACTGGTTCAGTGGATAAAGAGTTGGGAACTTTCTCCAAAGGACAGCTCCAAATGACTGCTTCAGTTAACCGAGGAGTTTGCTTTCCAG GTGAAACGTTGTCTGCTTATGCCCGAATCTGCAACTCCTCTTCAAAAAACGTGAAGCCCAAATTCAGTTTACATATGAAGACTGTGTACAGAGCCAGCGGTAACACCGAGACCAGTGATAAAGTCATATTTAAAATGGTTGGAGACCCAATCACACCAAGGTCAGAGGTGACGGTTCCCTGTGAAGTGAAGATTCCTGTTGATGCTGTCTACACTCTCCATAACTGTCAAATCATCTCAGTTGAATATTACCTCAAG GTGTATTTGGACGTCAGCTTTGCTTTCGATCCAGAGGTGGTGTTTCCGCTCCTTGTTGTTCCGTCGAACCTTGTCCATGCTCGGCTCAATGAGGAAGTGGGGCACATCTga